The Streptococcus equi subsp. equi nucleotide sequence CGTCAATCAGGCGCTCTGGACTCCCGTTAGTCATAAAACCACCAACCATGATGGTGTCGCCATCCTTTACAAGGTTAACAGCTTCTTCTATGCTAATTCGTTTATTCATGAAACCATCTCCTTTTATTTTTCAATCAATACAGACGTCCCTTGACCGCCACCGATACAGAGTGTTGCCAATCCTTTATGTGCCTGACGCTTTTCCATCTCGTGCAATAGTGTGACCAAGATACGCGCACCGCTAGCACCGATCGGATGACCAAGAGCAATAGCACCACCATTGACATTGACGATAGCCGCATTAAGACCAAGCTCATCTACAACACTGATAGCTTGTGAGGCAAAGGCTTCATTGGCCTCCACCAAATCCAAGTCTTCAATTGTCCAACCAACCTTAGCAAGGGCCTTCTGAGTGGAAGGAATTGGCCCAGTACCCATGACCTCTGGTGCTACACCAGCACTTGCATAACCTTTAATGGCTCCCAGAATTGGAAGACCAAGTTCTTCAGCTTTGTCACGACTCATGAGAAGGACAGCTGCCGCACCGTCATTAATTCCTGAAGCGTTTCCTGCAGTAACAGTTCCTGAACCATCTCGGACAAAGGCCGGACAAAGGGCTGTTAATTTTTCAAGGGTTGTTCCAGCTTTAATGTACTCATCTTCTGCCACCAAAATTGGATCACCTTTACGTTGCGGTACTGGCACTGGAATAATCTCATCTACAAAGCGACCAGCGGCCTGCGCAGCAGCAGCTTTTTCCTGACTAGCCAAAGCAAATATATCTTGAGCTTTACGGCTAATCCCATAGTTTTTTGCGATATTTTCTGCTGTAATTCCCATGTGGTAATCATGAAAGGCATCTGTCAAACCATCATTGACCATAGTATCAATGATTTTTCCATCGCCTAAGCGACCACCCCAACGGTAATCTTTGAGCACA carries:
- the thlA gene encoding acetyl-CoA acetyltransferase, whose translation is MLVKEVVITTAVRTPIGSFGGAFKSVSAVQLGKVVVEALLEKSGVKPEQIDEVIFGNVLHAGLGQNVARQVGITAGIPNDKPAFTVDMVCGSGLKSIELAAQSIVCGDSDIIIAGGTENMSQASYVLKDYRWGGRLGDGKIIDTMVNDGLTDAFHDYHMGITAENIAKNYGISRKAQDIFALASQEKAAAAQAAGRFVDEIIPVPVPQRKGDPILVAEDEYIKAGTTLEKLTALCPAFVRDGSGTVTAGNASGINDGAAAVLLMSRDKAEELGLPILGAIKGYASAGVAPEVMGTGPIPSTQKALAKVGWTIEDLDLVEANEAFASQAISVVDELGLNAAIVNVNGGAIALGHPIGASGARILVTLLHEMEKRQAHKGLATLCIGGGQGTSVLIEK